The Trichocoleus sp. FACHB-46 DNA window CGGCGATCGTGGAGTTGACCACGCCAACCTCTGCTAACTTCTGGGCTTCAATGGCTGCTTTTTGATCTTGTTGCAACGCGAGTAACGGTGAAACAACCACGGTAGCGCCTGGAATCAGCAACCCAGCGAGTTGATAAATGGCAGATTTACCCGAACCCGTGGGCATCACAGCTAGCGTGTCCTGTCCTTTTAGGAGAGCGGCGATCGCGTCAGCTTGGCCAGGGCGGAGTTGCTCGTAGCCAAGTTGCGCTTGCGCTATTTGCTGAATCTGCTGTTTGGTTTTACGCTGTTTTGCCATCGTCGTTTCTCCGTCCTCACTTATCTAAACTTCGTTGCCCCAACCCAAGAGTGCGGCTGCTCCCAAAGCGGCTGTGGCTGCGATCGCCCCCCAAGTGACGGTGGGGTGAGTATCGAGCCAAGTGGTCAGACTGGGCTGAGTGGGAAATTCTCCATTCACTTGGTCGTAGCCAGAGATCGGCTCATACAAGTTGTCAGGAGCATTTTCAGATTTGGGTTTATCAGTGCGCTGAGCCTCAAACCCACTCTGGCGCATGAAGGCATCCACGAGTTGGGGTGACAACCGCTGGAGTAGAGCGATCGCCTTACCTGCATCTCCCACCACAATGTCGCGCGTCGGATGCTCGGCCACATAAAGAATGACTTTTGCCACATCAGCGGGCGCATAGAGCGGAGGCACCCCCATAGGCTTTACCCCTAACTTAGTGCGAGCTTTGTCAAAGACGGGTGTATTGATCGAAGCAGGCTGCACTTCAGTAACGCTGACTGGCACTTTGTCGTGCATCAGTTCCACCCGCAGCGACTCCAGGAAGCCGTTGATGCCATGTTTAGAAGAAGCGTAGGCACTTTGCAGCGGTAGGGCTCGGATCGCTTCCACGGAAGAGACATGAATCAGCGCCCCGCGTCCTTCCCGCTTCAGATGGGGCAGAGCCGCCATCGCGCCAAACACTTGCCCCATCAAGTTGATATCAATGATTTGCTTAAACTCTTCCGGGGTGGTCTGTTCAAAGGAAGCATAGAGTTCTACTGCGGCGAGATGCACCCAGGTATCGAGGCGGCCATATTGCTGAATTGCTTTGTCTGCGATCGCCTGGACTTGCCTAAACTCCCGTACATCTGCGGCGATCGCCGTGGCATCTCCGCCTGCTTGCCGAATTTCCTCAACTAAGGAATCTAATCCTGCTTGGTTCCGGGCGGAAACAATGACTTTGGCTCCTTCGCGAGCAAATTGCAGCGCGGTTTCTCGGCCAATGCCACTAGAAGCGCCGACGATCGCAACCACTTGCTGGTTGATCGGCTTAAGTTGCATGATATAGAACTCCTTGGTTGGGTTTTTTAACTGGGCTAAAGATGAAGAGGTAGAAATTTCCGGTTGTTAAATTAGATGACCTCTCTCCCAACCCCTCTCCGCGTCGGAGAGGGGCTATGAAAAGGGTTTATGGCTCTGGCTCCTGGCTTCCCTTCCCTATCAGGGAAGGGGCTGGGGGTTAGGTTCTTATTAAGGTTGTTGGGAATTGTTGAACATTCCGTTGGCTAGCAAAGCCAATGCTCCGACTGCCACTGTTCCCGCCACTGCGCCCCAGGCAAAAGGCGATCGCATGGCGAACCAGTCGGAAACGCTGGGAATAACTAAGTTGCCAAAATCACCATCCACGCGATCGAGTCCTTGATCGGCGGCGATCGGAGCGAAAACGTTATCTGGAGATGCTTCTGATTCTGGCTCAGTGGTGTGCTGTCCTGGAATTCCCACGACTGTTAAAACGGCATCAATTAGAGGAGGAGAGATCCGCTGCGCCACATCCAACACTCGACCGACATCTCCCACAATAAAGTCGCGGGTGGGATGCTCAGCCACATATAGAATTGCATCTACGACTAAACGCGGATCATAATAAGGCGGAATTCCAGTGGGCTTGACACCCAACTTGGTCTTTACCTTGTTGTAATACGGCGTATTAATTACAGAGGGCAGAACACTGGTGACGCTAATCGGTATCCCTTCATGTTGCAGTTCTACTCGCAGAGACTCCAACATTCCTTGCAGTGCATGTTTGGACGCACAATAAGGGCTTTGCAGTGGCAAACTCCGCCGACCCTCCATAGAAGAGATATGAATCAGGGCACCCCGACCTTCTCGCCTTAAGTAAGGTAATGCTGCCTTCGCACCGTAAACTTGCCCCATCAGGTTGACATCGATCACCCGCTGAAATTCTTCTGGGGTAATCTGCTCAAAGCGAGCCAGCACACCCGTAGCAGCGGCATGCACCCAAGTATCTAGGCGACCATAACGTTCTACTGCCTTATCAGCGATCGCCTGCATCTGTTGCATATCGGCGACATCGGCAACCACAGCGATCGCGTCACCTCCCGCTCGTTGGATCTCCTCCACCAGAGAATCCAGCCCAGGTTGGCTCCGAGCCGCTACGACTACCTTGGCCCCTCGCTGAGCGAATTGCAGCGCTGCTTCGCGACCGATGCCACTAGAGGCACCCACGATCGCGACTACCTGCTGACTAATTGGCTTAAGTTGCATCACCTCTGTATCCTTATAACTACAAATCTCTCAGGGACAAATCCGTCAGGGAATTACTCTGACACCCAGTTAACTTTGCTTAGTTGGACAGGTGAACCCTGCCCAACATAACTGCAAATCTAATTTGGTGAATCCCTACTCTTCTTGATGTCGATTCTGGTAATCCTCAGCAGAGGCAGGATCTAAGTCCCAACGATGCTCATCTCGCTGAGCAAATTTGTCGTTACCATAGAAGTCCTCGCGATCGCGCATTTCTGTGCCCATCGCTGCACCCAAGTCATCCACAATATCTTGGTCTGGGGTGGCGACGGTGCCGCCTACCATTTCTTCGCCTTCCATATGCATGGTCCAGGCTGCGTCAACATCCCCACCGCTCAGCTCTGGGCTAGTCTCGTTATAGGCCTGTCTACGGTTGTACATGGTGCGTCCACCAGTGGTCCAACCTGGTTGATCTTTCACCCCCGTGCCATAGGATTCTGTAACTTCCTGAGGCACGTCATCATCCGCAATCTCTTCTGCTCCTTCCGCTTCGTCACTAAACAATGCGGGATTGGTATCGGTATATTCATTCAGTTCTGGTGCGTCCACATGTTGGCTCGCGTTCAGTCCTGGTTCTGAACCTGGTCCTGACTTGGCACCAGATGAGGTTTGGTTAGCCATTGCCCTGCCTCTCTGTTTTGCAGTTCTATAGTTTGTAGTTCTATAGTTGCCAAGGTAACGAAGATAAATCTGAACTCACTCCACAAATAGGCAGAAACGCAGGAGTAAGGATGGGGCGTGTCCTTGGGACTGCAACTGTTTCGCTCGGTTGGCCCTCTGCAATTAGATAGATAACGGCTTGAGACGTAAGGGAAATTAGAGTGATTATTTGGATAGGGCGATATGTGATCGCTTAGAAAGGCCTAGTTCCAAAGTTCATGAATCAATACAAGCAACAGGTGATTGATTTCTTTAATCAGAGAATTGCCTATGACCAAGAAGGTTCTCGACACCCTCAAGAAGCAGCCCAGCTCTTAAGTTTCGTACCCTTGCAAAAGCAGCAAAGAGCGCTTGATATTGCTACAGGTACCGGATTAGTGGCAATTTCGGCAGCACAGAAACTTGGAGTGCAGGGTTACGTGGTGGGAGTCGATTTTTCTCCTGGGATGCTGGCTCAGGCTAAGCAGAAGGTTGAACCTCTAGGATTAACAAACATTGAGTTCGTTGAAGCAGATGCAGAAGCTGTAGACTTTATGCCCGAAAGCTTTGACGTAATTCTCTGTTGCTCTGCAATCACATATTTGCCTGATATTCCTAAAACCTTAGAGAAGTGGTATCGGTTTCTGAGACCAGGAGGATTTGTGGCTTTCACCTGTCCTGCTGACACTGCTTACTTGGCCCCACTCCAAGGTAAAGTTTACACAGAGCTATTCAATCTTTCCTTACCTCACATTAACGAACCGCTTAACACGCCTGAGAAGTGTCGTAATTTGTTGCTTCAATCGGGTTTCAGAGAGATTGAGGTTGTAATTGAGCCGTCTGGATGCTATTTGAGCTTAGATGACGGTAGATTAAGCTGGAGCGAAAGTAGTTTTTACCCAAGAGGTAATCCCTTATCTCTATTATCTGCTCAACAACTGGAGCAACTTCAGAGGAAATATCGAGCAGAAATTGAGCAGTTGGCAACGGATGCAGGAGTATGGCAAGACATGACGACCTTCTTTGTGAAGGCTCGAAAGTAAGGGCGATCGCGTCTCGTCAGGCTCTTACAAATAGTTAAAAACTCCGTCCAGTTTTTCCTAGGCGGAGTTTTTGAATTACAAAATCAATTTAAATTGCTTTACCAGCCTTGGTCAGCGGGGTCACCGTAGGGGTCTTCGCTGGCGGGACGAACGTTTCTCCGGTAGCGAGGGTCATCTGCTGGATCGCCGTAGGGGTCTTCACTGGCAGGGCGGATATTTCTAAATGGGTCCGTGCCATAGCCAGCTTGGTCAGCAGGGTCACCGTAGGGGTCTTCGCTAGCCGGGCGGACATTGCCGTAGGGGTCTTGATAACCAACGCCGTAACCACCTTGGTTAGCTGGGTCGCCGTAGGGGTCTTCGCTGACGGGCCGAACATTACCATAAGGATCGTAACCGTAGCCAGCTTGGTTAGCTGGGTCACCGTAAGGATCTTCGCTAGCGGGGCGAACATTACCGTAAGGAGGTTGGTCCGCTGGATCGCCGTAGGGGTCTTCACTAGCCGGGCGGACCCGGCGGTCATAGTTCACATCTGGGTCATCTCCCAGTAGGGCATCCTGCATTCTCCGGAAAAAATCATCAACCATGATGGATCTCCTATTTCAGTTTGGTTATCAAGCTGCTCACGGAGGCTCAATCTATCTCAGCCTGTATCGACAACCGCTGAGCAGCAGTTTTTCAATGTGTCCTGTAACAACTAATCGCTACTTAAACCTAATTTAATAAGCGGGAGCGGGCTCACCACTTGCGGCTAAATCGCGAAGGTCGCGCCCTGTTTCTCGACCGTTGTAGCCTTGGAACTCTTGATAGCGTCGAGCTTCTGCTTCAGGTACTCGAATGCCTTCTCGTGGTGGTGTCACCCAATGCACCTTACGCTGAGCATCCCGGTAGTAGACTCGACCATTTTTGGAGAGGTAATACTGTCCTTCTGGCCCTTGCGCCTGTTTGTTGCGATGCTGATTGTAAAGATAGTAAAGCGCGGCTGCTCCAGCCAAAATGGCAACTTTCTGCTTGTTGTTCAACCCTTGGTTTACCCGTGTATCATTACGGGGAGGCGCATATTGCCTGTCATTACGAGTGTTGTAAGTAGGCGGTTGCTGAGGCGAGGTGACTTGAGAATCGCCACAGGCAGCAAATAAGGGGAAGGTTAAAATCAGAGTTAGTACAAGCGCAAACCAACGAGTCGATTTGTGGGTGGTCGATTTGTCAGTGGTGGATAGGCTCTGGCTCATAACAAAAAGATTTGCTAAATGGACAGGATGCTGTTTCTCACTAATTGAACAAGTCAGGAATACCGTTTTGGGAGATCTCGTAAATAGCAGCCCAGCTGGGGGAGAAGCAAGGCGATCGCTGGAGTTTTGGAATGCACCCCAACACAACTTTGAATGCAAGTGATCAAGGCGCTCTATAGGCACTCATTAACGCCAAATTTTGGCAAAGTTCCATGCTGCTTGAGGCAGAAGTTAGCCATCAACTTCCCCCCTTGAGGAGTAGGTAATTTAGAAGAGTTCGACGAAATGCAGTGCAAAAGCTTGAAATTAGATTTTCTAGCTTTGGTAGCTTTGAGATCCGTTGAGTGAGGTCTACTGAGATTTGGTTGAGATCTGTCTGTAGGGCGAGGAGAGGTTGTCCTTGGCGGACGTACGCTGAGACGTGCTTACACACAGCATAAGCGTCCAATTAATGTGCCAACCCTTAGGAGGATCACCATGTCTCATCACGGCGAACATATGACTGGCACTAGCGACGAGCAGTACGACCTAGTCAGTGTGCTCTACCATGCCTTAGAAGGGGCTGCCACTTGCGAAGTCTACATTCAGGACGCGGAGGAAGCAGGCGACAGCGAGTTGACTCAATTTTTCCAGGAACTACAGGAAGAAGAGAACAGACGAGCAGAACGGGCGAAAGCGCTACTTGCAGCCAGGCTGACTCAATCAACGGC harbors:
- a CDS encoding SDR family oxidoreductase, with product MQLKPINQQVVAIVGASSGIGRETALQFAREGAKVIVSARNQAGLDSLVEEIRQAGGDATAIAADVREFRQVQAIADKAIQQYGRLDTWVHLAAVELYASFEQTTPEEFKQIIDINLMGQVFGAMAALPHLKREGRGALIHVSSVEAIRALPLQSAYASSKHGINGFLESLRVELMHDKVPVSVTEVQPASINTPVFDKARTKLGVKPMGVPPLYAPADVAKVILYVAEHPTRDIVVGDAGKAIALLQRLSPQLVDAFMRQSGFEAQRTDKPKSENAPDNLYEPISGYDQVNGEFPTQPSLTTWLDTHPTVTWGAIAATAALGAAALLGWGNEV
- a CDS encoding class I SAM-dependent methyltransferase; translation: MNQYKQQVIDFFNQRIAYDQEGSRHPQEAAQLLSFVPLQKQQRALDIATGTGLVAISAAQKLGVQGYVVGVDFSPGMLAQAKQKVEPLGLTNIEFVEADAEAVDFMPESFDVILCCSAITYLPDIPKTLEKWYRFLRPGGFVAFTCPADTAYLAPLQGKVYTELFNLSLPHINEPLNTPEKCRNLLLQSGFREIEVVIEPSGCYLSLDDGRLSWSESSFYPRGNPLSLLSAQQLEQLQRKYRAEIEQLATDAGVWQDMTTFFVKARK
- a CDS encoding DUF6335 family protein, coding for MANQTSSGAKSGPGSEPGLNASQHVDAPELNEYTDTNPALFSDEAEGAEEIADDDVPQEVTESYGTGVKDQPGWTTGGRTMYNRRQAYNETSPELSGGDVDAAWTMHMEGEEMVGGTVATPDQDIVDDLGAAMGTEMRDREDFYGNDKFAQRDEHRWDLDPASAEDYQNRHQEE
- a CDS encoding SDR family oxidoreductase, with the translated sequence MQLKPISQQVVAIVGASSGIGREAALQFAQRGAKVVVAARSQPGLDSLVEEIQRAGGDAIAVVADVADMQQMQAIADKAVERYGRLDTWVHAAATGVLARFEQITPEEFQRVIDVNLMGQVYGAKAALPYLRREGRGALIHISSMEGRRSLPLQSPYCASKHALQGMLESLRVELQHEGIPISVTSVLPSVINTPYYNKVKTKLGVKPTGIPPYYDPRLVVDAILYVAEHPTRDFIVGDVGRVLDVAQRISPPLIDAVLTVVGIPGQHTTEPESEASPDNVFAPIAADQGLDRVDGDFGNLVIPSVSDWFAMRSPFAWGAVAGTVAVGALALLANGMFNNSQQP